The Bradyrhizobium guangxiense genomic sequence ACACGCCCGACAAGCTCTCGATGGTCGGCGAAGAGCTCGTCGCCCCCGTTCAGCTCCTGACCGTGCGCGACGAGCCCGGCAACCATTTCACGCTCGGGGAGCCGAAGCGCGAGGCGCTGAACGGCTTCGACGTGGTGCTGCTGCGCCAGGATCCACCGTTCGATCTCGCCTACATCACCTCGACGCATTTCCTGGAGCGCATTCATCCGAAGACGCTCGTCGTCAACGATCCCGCCTCGGTGCGCAACGCGCCGGAAAAGCTGTTCGTGATGAATTTTCCACAGCTGATGCCGCCGACGCTGATCTCGCGCGACCTGGATGAGATCAACGCGTTCCGCGACAAGCACGGCGCGGTCGTGATGAAGCCGCTGCACGGCCATGGCGGCGCCGCGGTGTTCCGCGTGATGCCGCAGGACATGAATTTCGGCTCCCTGTTCGACATGTTCTCGGTGACGTTCAGGGAGCCCTGGGTGATCCAGCAGTTCATCCCCGAGGTAAAGCACGGCGACAA encodes the following:
- the gshB gene encoding glutathione synthase, with the protein product MKLNVAVQMDPIARINIKGDSTFALLLEAQKRGHGLSYYTPDKLSMVGEELVAPVQLLTVRDEPGNHFTLGEPKREALNGFDVVLLRQDPPFDLAYITSTHFLERIHPKTLVVNDPASVRNAPEKLFVMNFPQLMPPTLISRDLDEINAFRDKHGAVVMKPLHGHGGAAVFRVMPQDMNFGSLFDMFSVTFREPWVIQQFIPEVKHGDKRIILVDGEFAGAVNRVPAADDLRSNMVRGGAAQETELTPREREICATVGPALRARGLLFVGIDVINGNLTEINVTSPTGIRAIARLGGPDVAARIWDVIEQKRKK